A region of Peromyscus maniculatus bairdii isolate BWxNUB_F1_BW_parent chromosome 7, HU_Pman_BW_mat_3.1, whole genome shotgun sequence DNA encodes the following proteins:
- the Mmp1 gene encoding interstitial collagenase yields MLSLPLLLLLWGTSSYTFPVFQEGRRQDAETVWKYLENYYNLGEDTAGKTLSGKDLMAGKLKQMQQLFGLKVTGKSDPETLRVMGKPRCGVSDVTPYSITYDNPRWTKTHLTYSILNYTPYLPRAVVEESIEKAFQVWSDVTPLTFSRVFEEEGDIVLAFYRGDHDDNNPFDGPLYGLAHAFQPGPGIGGDVHFDLDERWTDTSENFNLFYVAAHELGHSLGLTHSYDIGALMFPSYTWYTEDFVLNQDDINRIQALYGPSQNPIQPTGATTPKPCDPDLSFDAITTFRGEVMFFIGRFYIRVNYFMPEPELNLIGIIWPDLPGKLDAAYEASIMDEVRFFKGNRMWAVRTRSVLSGYPVDIHSYFGFPSYVTHIDAAVCEEESGKTYFFVDHMYWRYDEYRRSMDPGYPKLITEGFPGIGDKVDDVFQKNGYFYFFHQSTQYRFDLQTGRVGAPRDSNTWFNC; encoded by the exons ATGCTTAGCCTTcctttgctgctgcttctctggggCACCAGCTCTTATACCTTCCCCGTGTTTCAAGAAGGACGCCGGCAAGATGCGGAGACTGTCTGG AAATACCTGGAAAACTACTACAACTTGGGCGAAGACACAGCAGGCAAAACCCTGAGTGGCAAGGACTTGATGGCTGGAAAGCTGAAGCAAATGCAGCAATTATTTGGGCTGAAAGTGACCGGAAAGTCAGATCCTGAAACTCTGAGAGTGATGGGGAAGCCCAGGTGTGGGGTGTCTGATGTGACGCCATACTCCATCACCTACGACAATCCACGCTGGACAAAAACACATCTGACGTACAG cattttGAACTACACACCATATTTGCCAAGAGCAGTTGTGGAAGAGTCCATCGAGAAAGCCTTCCAAGTCTGGAGTGATGTGACACCACTAACCTTCTCCAGGGTCTTTGAGGAGGAAGGGGATATCGTGCTAGCTTTCTACAGAGGAG ACCATGATGACAATAACCCTTTTGATGGACCCTTATATGGCCTTGCTCACGCTTTTCAGCCAGGACCGGGAATTGGGGGCGACGTTCATTTCGATCTTGATGAGAGGTGGACCGACACCAGTGAGA ATTTTAACTTGTTCTATGTTGCGGCTCATGAGTTGGGCCACTCCCTTGGACTCACTCATTCCTATGATATTGGGGCACTAATGTTCCCCAGCTACACATGGTACACTGAGGACTTTGTGCTAAACCAGGATGACATCAATCGCATCCAGGCTTTATACG GACCTTCCCAAAATCCCATCCAGCCAACAGGTGCAACAACACCAAAACCATGTGATCCCGATCTAAGCTTTGATGCTATAACTACATTTCGGGGAGAGGTGATGTTCTTCATAGGCAG GTTCTACATCCGTGTGAACTACTTCATGCCAGAGCCTGAGCTCAATTTGATAGGTATTATCTGGCCAGATCTGCCAGGTAAACTCGATGCTGCTTATGAAGCTAGTATAATGGATGAAGTCCGCTTTTTCAAAG GCAATAGGATGTGGGCTGTTCGTACAAGGAGTGTATTGAGCGGATACCCCGTGGACATCCACAGCTACTTTGGCTTCCCTAGCTACGTGACACATATTGATGCTGCTGTCTGTGAGGAAGAGAGTGGAAAAACATACTTCTTTGTTGATCACATGTACTGGAG GTATGATGAATATAGACGGTCCATGGATCCAGGTTATCCCAAATTAATAACAGAGGGCTTCCCTGGGATTGGCGATAAAGTTGATGATGTTTTCCAGAAAAATG